In Telopea speciosissima isolate NSW1024214 ecotype Mountain lineage chromosome 10, Tspe_v1, whole genome shotgun sequence, the DNA window cttatgagttaggatgcattgattttcgttagtttaattagtttaatttaacactttaatttagttcattttgcattacttttaagttagttaaatagagtggcgtatatctcctcgtgttcgacccgtagctacgattgacccgtacgcttgcggttttattttaactcaaacaggtgGCAAATGGCGAAAGAGGAATTTGTTCAGTTGCAGAGCATATGGACTACCAACCAATGTCTTTATGATCTGCTTAATTTTCCTTTCTCTATCCCCATCCCGTGGACTTTGATAGGTGTTTATTGTGACTTACTTGACCATTCCATGAACTTTTCTAAGATAGGTATCTATCACTTAACGTTAACACCGCACACTCACAGCACACGTAAAATTCCTTAGGCTATGTACTTTCCTTTTGCCTCTTAATATACTTTCTTttcgtcaaaaaaaaaaaaaaaaaaaaaaaaaaaaaaatatacacacACATACCAGTAAATCTTTTTTTGGTCAAGAAGAAAAGTATATTAGTATTACTTATGTGATTTGTACAAGGGGGACTCCAAAGAGCCCGAGGGCAAATGTAAACCAAAACGACCGAGAAAGGCTTGGGGGTAAGCAAAAAAACAGGTGCCAAGTAAGGAATACatgtaaaacaaagaaaataataacGAAGATATCTTCATGGCGGTGGGGTGGAAGATGACCCTGTTGCAGACGAGCCAGTGGGAGTTGAAGTAGATGGTGTTTGACAATTCTTGCAAGAAGCTGATAACAGTTGGAGCCAGAGTTGGGTGAACCAATACCCATATTATGTTGACGACCACGGGCAAATTTTCTTAAGTGAGACTAAACGATGGGCAAGAGGGTTGTAGGCAGAGCGAGGGGGAAAAAGACAGTCCCATAATTAGAAGGGGGCTAGATGGCGAGACAAATGTTGAACAAGATGGGGCAGTGGGAGACAAAGGCAAAGAGGTTGGGGCAAGAATCGAAGTGGGGTGAGGAGCTTTCATAGGGTGTAGTAGGCTGAAGCGAGCAAAGAGCATTGAAGAGCTTTTGTGGGGTCAGAAGTTGGTGCTACTAAGCTACTATTATCACCTCCACTGCTTGACTTAGATGCACCAGTCAAGGGATCACTGAATgaggaagatgagagagatgTGTCTTCAAGTGGCAATGAAGAAAGGGGGGCGGGGATCACTATATGGCATGGAAAGGGCGGGGTTATGTTGCATGGGGAGGGAGGGGGTGTGCCATGTGGCAAGGGACTAAAGGGGAGTGAGGACGTATCCTCAAGTGGCATAGAGGAAGGATGCGCTTGTTAAGTGGCAGGAGGATAGGGGAAAGGGGTCAGGGCAAGGGGTTTGTCATGACATTATGTGGCATGGAAAGGGAGGGGGGTGTCACTTGGCAAGGGAGTAGGGAGGAGgggaggaagggggggggggggggggagggtaggGGGATGGTATGGGCTTTCATTCGGGAGGGAGGGTGAAGCTCGATAGTCCTTGTTACAAGAAAATTTAAAACATAATAACTTGAGTCGAGATCAATGATTCATGGATGATTGACAAGAGGGCGTTCAGACTGCCCGTGTGAACTTGATGCAAATGCGAGTCATGATTCGCTTTGAGGCCACCCCTTACTCTATCAAAAGATGTTGTAATTTCCACTGAGTTTGAAGGTGAGTTTTCACAAGAGATAAGGAAGGTTCAAGCCCAACAATTTACCGATGAGGATTAGGGTCCCCCAAACTCGGGCTGCCCCTCTGGGCGCCCATCAATATCAACCATATCTACGATAAGTTGagctacaaaaaaaaaaaaaaaaaaggaggtacATGGAAGGCAGCTGAAAGTGCAATCGTTTGAAACCCAAGCAAGTTATTATGGGGTTCAAATGTTCCATCATCCCACCTTCTCCCGATAAAAATACTCCCTCTTTCACTTGTAAAGAAAAAGGTACACGGTTTTGTTGTTAAAAGCACAAAAATTTCAATTTGATCTTATCGTTACTAGAAAGAGTATTTTGGCTATCCAAAATATCCACTTCATTAACGATATTTATTTTTAGGGGCCACACGAGATGAGACTTGAGAGTAGTTTAGTTTATTATCATGGAGATTATCTCTTgaaaacaaagggaaaggagGTACCTGAGGTCGGTGGTTATGGAAAATGCCCTTGACGGTGCTTTCAGAGACAGCACTTGCCCTAAAAGGCAACCACGTGTATTAGTACAAGAGAACCGCGTCCAATGCTCCATTGGACACGTTCAACTCCAAAGCCAATGTGTCCCAATCCTCATTCACTGTCTTACAATTCctttgcatatatatatatatagagtcAGTCTTTGATCTCTCTCTGCACTTCTTACTGAACTGGACAAATCACCGAACACATTCAAGACGCTTTGCACCAAAATCTGGTCAGACCATCCAAACCCAATTGAGAACTCAAAGCTTCAAAGAGTGAAAATGAGTCAGCAACAACCACAAAGGCCTCAACCCAGTGGGCAAGAGAAGCCAATCAAATATTCCGACGTGTTTACAGTCTCCGGCGACCTTGCTTCCAAACCCGTCACTCCAGAAGATGCTGCCATGATGCAGACCGCCGAGAATCTAGTCCTCGGCAAGACACAGAAAGGTGGCCCGGCCTCTGTTATGCAATCTGCGTCCACGTTTAACGAAAAAACCGGGCAGGTTGGTCACACTGACGTCAACGACGTCACCGCTGAACAAGGCGTCTCTGTTGCTGAGATTCAGGTCTCCGGTGTTCGCATCATCTCCGAATCAGTTGCCGGAcaggttctctctcttctctcccagggttttaagaatcgggaaTCGAATCGGGTGAATCGGTTGTGATTGATCCCGATTTGATCGATTCATACCCAAAAAAACTTAaagaaattctctctttttGATCTAAAAATCAATTCTAAGGTTCCTGAGTATCGATTCTGGTGGATTCAGACCGATTGCATCTCCGATTCGTATCGGCTCTGATCGATTCTGATTCTAGATTCCCTGTTTTTTAATAGCAGGATCGATTCTCATCTCCGATTCGgcattttaaaaccttgctttCTCCCCCTTGATCGACCACTGGTCCGATTTCTAAAAAACTCTTTTATGTTATTAAAATGGTGCAGGTGGTTGGACAGTACGTGCAGCCACAGCCGGTGCCGCAGAGATCACCAGTTTCAGTTCTTGAAAACGACTCAGTAACCATAGGAGAGGCACTGGAAGCATCTGCACTAACAGCAGGTGAAAAGCCAGTAGATAAAAGCGACGCAGCGGCGATACAAGCAGCGGAGGTGAGGGCAACAGGGAGGAATGAGATAATGCCAGGAggtgttgctgctgctgctcaaTCAGCAGCAAATATGAATGAACGGACCATGAAAGATGAAAACAAGATTAAACTGTCAGATGTTTTAACGGATAACATAGCGAAGTGGCCCGCTGATAAGGCGGCTACACGTCAAGACGCTGAAGGAGTGGCGGCTGCCGAGATTAGGAACGATCCTAACATGAGCACCTACCCTGGTGGTGTCGC includes these proteins:
- the LOC122641913 gene encoding late embryogenesis abundant protein D-34-like, which produces MSQQQPQRPQPSGQEKPIKYSDVFTVSGDLASKPVTPEDAAMMQTAENLVLGKTQKGGPASVMQSASTFNEKTGQVGHTDVNDVTAEQGVSVAEIQVSGVRIISESVAGQVVGQYVQPQPVPQRSPVSVLENDSVTIGEALEASALTAGEKPVDKSDAAAIQAAEVRATGRNEIMPGGVAAAAQSAANMNERTMKDENKIKLSDVLTDNIAKWPADKAATRQDAEGVAAAEIRNDPNMSTYPGGVAASVASAARLNQNP